In Solanum pennellii chromosome 3, SPENNV200, a single window of DNA contains:
- the LOC107013701 gene encoding uncharacterized protein LOC107013701 translates to MIFLQWNDLAMEAPEFSHTYTQPSEDRRCCFCFPLSSGAGLKWWRKEQTEEVKEGSVWAKGMNALMKLREWSEIVAGPRWKTFIRRFNRNKNGTQGKFHYDPLSYALNFDEGTINGEEDEYGLRDFSTRYASIPASARGSLDLSRDGPNFV, encoded by the coding sequence ATGATATTCCTGCAGTGGAACGATTTAGCTATGGAGGCACCTGAATTCTCACACACATACACCCAGCCATCGGAGGATCGGCGttgttgtttttgctttccGTTGTCGTCAGGCGCCGGCTTGAAATGGTGGCGTAAGGAACAGACTGAAGAAGTGAAAGAAGGTTCTGTTTGGGCTAAAGGGATGAACGCTTTAATGAAGCTACGAGAATGGTCGGAGATTGTAGCGGGACCGAGATGGAAAACTTTTATCCGGCGTTTCAATCGGAACAAAAATGGTACGCAGGGGAAATTCCACTACGATCCTCTCAGTTATGCGTTAAATTTCGACGAAGGTACTATTAATGGAGAGGAGGATGAGTACGGGCTCCGGGATTTCTCGACGCGTTACGCTTCAATTCCGGCATCGGCTAGAGGGTCCTTGGATTTGAGCAGGGATGGCCCTAATTTCGTTTGA